From Geitlerinema sp. PCC 9228, a single genomic window includes:
- a CDS encoding IS607 family transposase — MSYVPLRKAVETLGLHPNTLRKYADRGKIKSIRNEAGQRLFDCNSYIKGATRTAVICYCRVSSPKQKDDLLRQEAYLLSLYPEAEVIKDIGSGLNFKRKGLRSLLDRLLRGDRFILVVACRDRLLRFGFELIEYCVQSNGGKIVVLEQPVHCPESELTADLLSIINVFSCRIHGLRKYGKKIEQDRDIPK, encoded by the coding sequence ATGTCTTATGTTCCTCTTAGAAAAGCAGTTGAAACACTAGGACTGCACCCCAACACCCTTAGAAAATATGCCGATCGAGGGAAAATCAAATCAATCAGAAATGAAGCAGGGCAAAGGTTATTCGACTGCAACTCCTACATCAAAGGAGCAACTCGAACTGCCGTTATTTGCTACTGCCGCGTCTCCTCCCCCAAACAAAAAGACGACTTGTTGCGACAAGAAGCCTACCTCCTCTCCCTCTACCCCGAAGCAGAAGTCATTAAAGACATCGGCTCAGGGCTCAACTTCAAACGAAAAGGATTGCGCTCCTTATTGGACAGACTATTGCGCGGAGATCGGTTCATCCTTGTTGTTGCCTGTCGAGACCGACTCCTCCGATTCGGATTTGAACTCATCGAATACTGTGTTCAGTCCAACGGTGGGAAAATCGTGGTTCTCGAACAACCTGTTCACTGTCCAGAATCAGAACTTACCGCCGATCTTCTCTCCATCATTAACGTCTTCAGTTGCCGAATACACGGACTCCGAAAGTACGGTAAGAAGATCGAGCAAGATCGGGATATTCCTAAGTAG